From a region of the Aulosira sp. FACHB-615 genome:
- a CDS encoding allophycocyanin subunit alpha-B, translating to MTVISQVILKADDELRYPSSGELKSIKDFLQTGEQRTRIAATLSENEKKIVQEATKQLWQKRPDFIAPGGNAYGERQRALCIRDFGWYLRLITYGVLAGDKEPIEKIGLIGVREMYNSLGVPVPGMVEAISCLKKASLDLLSADDAAAAAPYFDYIIQAMS from the coding sequence ATGACTGTAATTAGCCAAGTTATTCTCAAAGCCGACGACGAACTGCGTTATCCCAGCAGTGGCGAACTCAAAAGTATCAAAGACTTTTTGCAAACAGGTGAGCAACGGACTCGTATTGCTGCTACCCTTTCCGAAAATGAAAAAAAGATAGTTCAGGAAGCCACCAAGCAACTTTGGCAGAAGCGCCCTGATTTTATCGCACCCGGTGGCAATGCCTACGGTGAACGCCAACGTGCATTGTGTATCCGTGACTTTGGCTGGTATTTACGCCTGATTACCTATGGCGTACTTGCTGGTGACAAAGAACCAATTGAAAAAATCGGTTTAATTGGTGTGCGCGAAATGTACAACTCCCTTGGTGTTCCCGTTCCTGGAATGGTAGAAGCCATCAGTTGTCTGAAAAAAGCCTCCCTTGACTTACTCAGTGCAGACGACGCAGCAGCAGCAGCACCATACTTTGATTACATCATTCAAGCGATGTCATAA
- the rlmD gene encoding 23S rRNA (uracil(1939)-C(5))-methyltransferase RlmD: MTNNIWKQGELIEVAIADLSDTGDGVGRYDERVVFVPDTVPGDRVVVRLLHVKPKYAHGKLIQLLQPSPHRIRPSCIVADKCGGCQWQHIDYEYQLEAKRNQVIQALQRIGGFTAPSVEPVLAAVSPLGYRNKSTYPVSVSTTGQVQAGYYQKGSHHLVNLNQCPVQDSRLNPLLAEVKQDIQKRGWKIYNEQRHQGQIRHLGLRIGRRTGEMLLTLVVTEWNLAGITEQAEVWLQRYPQLVGVSLNRNPERTNAIFGRETRTIAGVSYLREEFANLEFQVRPDTFFQVSTETAEALLEVIQTELNLQGNEVLVDAYCGIGTLTLPLAQQVRQAFGLELQAEAVEQAILNANRNSIHNVTFQVGAVENLLPQMGIIPDVVILDPPRKGCDRTVIDSLLRSKPARIVYVSCKVATLARDLKLLCEGGIYKVTRVQPADFFPQTSHVEAAAFLVL; the protein is encoded by the coding sequence ATGACGAACAATATTTGGAAACAGGGTGAATTAATTGAAGTTGCGATCGCTGATCTCAGTGACACTGGTGATGGGGTCGGTCGCTATGATGAGCGTGTGGTATTTGTCCCAGATACTGTCCCTGGCGATCGCGTCGTGGTACGTTTACTGCATGTCAAGCCAAAATATGCTCACGGCAAACTCATCCAGCTATTGCAGCCATCACCCCACCGCATCCGCCCAAGCTGCATTGTGGCTGATAAGTGTGGTGGTTGTCAGTGGCAGCATATTGATTATGAATATCAGCTAGAAGCGAAACGCAATCAAGTTATTCAGGCTTTGCAGCGTATTGGTGGTTTTACTGCACCATCAGTAGAACCTGTATTGGCGGCTGTGTCACCCCTGGGATACCGCAATAAATCTACTTATCCTGTCAGTGTTTCTACTACCGGGCAAGTACAGGCGGGATATTACCAAAAGGGTAGTCACCATTTAGTGAACTTAAATCAATGCCCTGTGCAGGATTCTCGCTTAAATCCTCTGCTTGCAGAAGTCAAGCAAGACATTCAAAAACGTGGCTGGAAAATTTACAACGAACAACGTCACCAAGGGCAAATTCGCCATTTAGGTTTACGCATCGGCCGCCGCACGGGAGAAATGCTGTTGACTTTGGTGGTTACTGAGTGGAATTTAGCGGGAATTACGGAACAAGCCGAGGTTTGGTTGCAGCGATATCCGCAATTGGTGGGAGTTTCTTTAAATCGCAACCCAGAACGCACTAATGCCATTTTTGGTAGGGAAACTCGCACTATTGCTGGAGTTTCTTATCTGAGAGAAGAATTTGCCAATTTAGAATTTCAAGTCCGCCCCGATACATTTTTCCAAGTTTCTACGGAAACAGCCGAAGCACTCTTAGAAGTCATTCAGACAGAACTTAACCTCCAAGGAAATGAGGTACTAGTTGACGCTTATTGTGGAATTGGAACCTTAACATTGCCTTTAGCCCAGCAGGTACGCCAAGCATTTGGACTGGAATTACAAGCCGAAGCAGTTGAACAAGCAATTTTGAATGCGAATCGCAATAGTATACATAACGTTACATTTCAAGTCGGTGCGGTAGAGAATTTACTGCCGCAAATGGGAATAATACCTGATGTGGTCATACTTGATCCACCACGTAAGGGATGCGATCGCACTGTCATCGATTCATTACTGCGATCGAAACCTGCCCGCATCGTTTACGTCAGCTGTAAAGTAGCCACACTTGCGCGTGACCTGAAGTTGTTATGTGAAGGAGGCATATATAAAGTTACAAGGGTGCAACCTGCTGATTTTTTTCCACAAACCTCTCATGTAGAAGCTGCTGCCTTTCTTGTGTTATGA
- a CDS encoding ATP-binding protein → MISISLRPVGRYWGTLSFASTLYLCPILDLLLAEIPAKLQAELRLGLQEALVNAAKHGNNLDPSKRVVVRFSLIDNQYWWVISDQGQGFTPEPSSDKEAVDYLPPDESESGRGLCLLHQIFDQVEWSRRGTELRLCKQMENRPRLSLRR, encoded by the coding sequence GTGATTAGTATTTCGCTTCGTCCAGTCGGACGTTATTGGGGCACACTTAGTTTTGCCTCTACTCTCTATCTTTGTCCCATACTAGATTTACTGCTGGCAGAAATTCCAGCTAAATTACAAGCAGAATTGCGGCTAGGACTCCAAGAAGCCTTAGTCAATGCCGCTAAACATGGTAATAATCTTGATCCTAGTAAAAGAGTTGTAGTGCGTTTTTCGTTGATAGATAACCAATATTGGTGGGTAATTTCAGACCAAGGTCAAGGCTTTACACCAGAACCAAGTTCTGATAAAGAAGCGGTAGATTATTTACCACCAGATGAATCGGAAAGTGGTCGCGGTTTATGTTTGCTCCATCAAATTTTTGATCAAGTAGAATGGAGCCGCAGAGGTACAGAATTACGATTGTGTAAACAAATGGAAAATCGCCCCCGGTTGTCTTTAAGGCGATGA